The genomic stretch aaaaaagatagaaaaaaaaattgttccttTTTAAACTAAACATTGTTGTTTTCGTGCTTAAATTTCATAACGGCAAAAATTGTTTCGTCGTCGTTTCGTTGtccatcgattcaacagtgaaagaaGGCGCTCGATTCACGTTTGCGCTGGAGTGGGTGGGAGATTTTGTCGCGTAACTGAAATTGCTAGGGGTAACACAACTCACAAGAATGATTAAATTGCTAtaaactttcattttttcctagtttgagctctagggccgcaatcgtattttttttatgtgatTTAATAAAATAGCTCTATATCGGTTATTTTGAACGATAGAAGAAAacattcttctacaaagttacacAAAATGGACGgggctacaacattgtagaacatggTTTAACTCTGCAGGGCGAGAGAGAGAACGAACGCGGGAATCCATCATGTTTGACAGTGAACCAATCGTTCTGTATTGTAGAAAAGGGATCAGATTATAAAAATCCTCCTCGTTTTAGAGAATATGCTTTAAcgataaagaaaaaaacaacgttttcTCTAAACATCTAAAGACCGGAAGCTAAGTTATTAATTattgattgtttttattttaacttattATATTATTTGTGGATGAAATGATATCTTCAATCTAGGACAAAAGAAAGACAACTCAGCGAGTCGAAAAGGCATCGCATTGAAATCTAAGTTTCGCTATAAAATTCACTAATTTTACACGCGGTGAACTGAATTTCTTTGCGACAATCACTCCCCTAGAGCCGAATTAATGATTTCGTCAATGATGTGAGGAAGAAGCAGACGATCGATCTTCTTATTTAGCGTGTTCTGCATGTTTACCGTGATTGTTTCTTCCGTTTCGGTAGTGTTCTTTGCACTTGTGATACAGGAAAATCGGTAAATCCCCTAAATAAGACCATTTGCAGGGTGTTGAATCACTTAATTGTTAAAACACTGTAGTTCGCAGATACATTGGAcaaatcaacaaaaataaacaaaagtttATTGTTCTCTTCTATTTGCACGCGAaagcttttttacgcggtcgCAGATTGCTTCGATCCccaagaaaaactttcttctactgCAGTAAATTAAGGTCTTTTGCTACGCGAATTGCTTTtttccattactcaaaaactgTACAAGATACCAACCTCATTCCAATCACGTTTTCTGTTTCAGGCCAAGAGTAATTACATACCCGTTTTCGaaagaaaatcacaatttttggtgtatatACTTAAAACATAAACCattgcattttggtctttaGATTGATCACTATCATAGTCAGACAAGGTTAAAACATATTAGGACGGCTTTAAGCAATTCCATACAAATTGCGAACGCATCCCCTGCataaaaaagaccttagtggAAGCTTGTTGTTGTCGGTCGTTTGCTTTAACAGCAGCGTTAAGTAAAAGGTGTTTATTTTATGCGTTATTCTCCAATCTCGGACTGATTTTTTGTGCACATCCATAGCTTGGGAATCCTTTTATTTAGAGAACCGACAAAGCGCTCACCGTTATGGTGAATTTCGCATCAAAACCATCTTCACCCTCCTCGCTATCACATCTGTTTTCTTTGTTGTCTATTTCCATAACATTGTTAACGCCTCAGCAGTCGTATCACTCTCATTCTCACAGCCTGCAGTCCATATAATTATTTTTGCCTATATTTACTTGTTGTTTAGTTTCTCACCTCTTAAGAACCTTTTTTCTTTCTTGTCTCTGGGTGAAACGGTTGTGTTTCGAACCAACAAATCTTTGACCTTTTCCGCACGGTTATATCATTTCAGCTCATCCGGCGTCAGCGGTCTGGTGCAGGTGAACGGCAAAAACCGATCGCACAACTCGGAAAGCTTCCGAAAGCTTTCCTGCTACATCCAACAGAACGACGCCCTGCGTCCGTGGCTCACGGTGAACGAGGCGATGAGTTGTGCCACCCACCTGAAGCTGGGCTTCAGCATCAGCTACGAGGAGAAGCAAAAGCTAATTCAGAAGATCCTCTTCATGCTGGGACTGGAGCAGAAGGGCAACACACCGACGGCCGGTCTATCGGGTGGACAGAAGAAACGGTTGGCGATCGCGCTGGAAATGATCAGCAATCCACCGATTTTGTTTCTTGACGAACCGACCACCGGATTGGACAGTTCGTCCTGTACGCAGTGTGTTTCCCTGCTGAAGCGGTTGGCCCAGGACGGACGGACGATAGTTTGTACCATTCACACACCGAGTGCGCTGCTGCTGGAGATGTTCGATAAGCTCTACACGGTGACGCAGGGACACTGCTTTTACCAGGGACCGGTACGGGAGATGTTGCCATTTTTATCCGGCCTAGGTTACAACTGCCCCAGCTATCATAATCCAGCGGATTTCAGTGAGTAATCAGCTTTTTTGGGGGTTGGATTTCTAACGAATAGTCTCTTTTTTTATTACAGTGATGGAGATCGCGATTGGAGAGTACGGCGCTGACGTGGGAAAAGTGATCAAAGCTGCGTTAAAAAAATACTACGAAATGAGCAGTGAATGCATAAAGCTGGATCCCGTCTTCGACAATAATGGTGAGTAGTTCTTGCGAAATCGTCTGGTAGTGTTAGATTGCGCAATTAACTCGCGCAGCATTGAGATGCAGTAATCAATAGCTACTAATATAATCGTTACCTTCGGTTGGTTGGCTTTTTCTTGCGCGTTGGTGTTACTAAATGGAATAACAAGTTTCTCACGGTATGCCAAAGATTAACATAATCAAGTTCAACCTGTTAGTGCAGCCGCGGTGCATTCAACCGCACATACATAGATATTGCGTAACTCGAACCGCTGCCGACGTTTGCTAAAACCGTCAGAACTGGTAACGTTCCTCGCTAATATCGCATGATGATCGGTAAAGAAACTGAGGGTGCACTCAACTGCTCCCAATTAGGCAACGAAGGGCTGGCAGAACCACCGCACCACCGAAGACTCAGTTTTCCACCTGAAGCTAATAAATTGCTAGCTAATGGGCTGCTGGTGGCGCTGAAGTCCTTCGGTGCAAACGTTGAACCTTCCCTCTCATAAAGCGTACTGTGACTGCCGCTTCGGTGTGGCGCTGTCGGAATACGAATCAAGAAACGTCCTTCACGCATCCATTATATCGAACGGTTGCACGTatcaaaactcgaaaataaaacgaataaaaataTTACTTGTCGGTTGGGTTTCGCGACGAGAGTGCGAGGTGGACAAAAtgagaattttgaaaaaaataccctTTGTTCGCGAAACAGGAACTGAAACGGAGTAATGGTATTGAAGGGTGGTTTTGTTGTAGCTAACCGGACTTTGCTCTTTCTGTAAAAGATTGCTTAATTTAAACGTTTTTTGTTCTGAAGGCGAACGAGTGTACAAAATATGTTTCAACGATCCGTTCTATAATTTGTACCGTGGTAAGGAAACTACACCTAGTTAACATATTTGAATTTCTAATGTTGCaagagttgaaaaatttgaataataCTAATTTATCTTTATGACTAGAATTTCCGCGACacggttttgaagtagaatacttctctcaggaagttcggctacatagggatgtgaaatgaaaatctaaaaccgaaaaaagtgaaaaatatgtccaatttcaaatgctaataaatcggttagtattcgatggatttccttcgttcttgcagcaatagattggaaaatcttctaagattcttcccaaatgaagataattgtaattttattattcacactattgtactattgaaaatagtcaagccttgtcaaaacgaaaaattcgacctctgattggtcgttatatgcttgcttcccaagcacggtcgacaggatcatataccttcaattgaaaacatgctatttggcctatataagagcctgtttcagccagagccgctcataatagttctagacagcgacaacagcagtcgtccttccttagcagcagcactagctctgtggttggtcaccacgtttcaggagcagcgcggtttttctcaacgtgtgtcgccagactgccattattccccccgtgttggggcagcatgaagatcgtcatcaggaaatccaattttggaaatcaaaatgcctttttcaaggcaaataaacaggtcattgaaagttaataatttttgtcaacgcaagcaagcattctgtgttgcatcctagcaatttaaatttgtcgcacccgtctaatttactgaatgtgaaaaagcttccacagtgcatgttatccgtgtatcttaattccctcaatgttagggcagcttaaaggttgtaattagcaaccgttTTGAtacgcaacatgcttttttcaaggctaataaaaaaataattgaaggttaataattttctggcatcaacacaagcagacattctgtgcgggatgcaatcaaattctgttgtagttgtctaattttcactttatttagtaaaccccccactgtaggggcagcgcaaaggctgcgatcagcataaccgacattgaataataaactgccctgttagtacgcattcacaaaagcagttagttcgactatgcagagctaatatgaagtcgattcaatcaatcagcataaacaaaatttcgtcgtctcccagctgccaagttgcaacatgatgcaacacgcaacagcgagcaaacgaaatcgcttgatgttacaaaccgcaataagatacgggttaaaaccgttgcgggtgtgagagcaccattggtgtttattcgctggatacactatctactgtctactgaacgcaataatctgcttacatgcgacacggggacgggaacattttcttcaaccaagctgcacaacacgacacaaaacatgttattttgttgctttaatgagagtgctatcggtccggttcgacaagaaatcatttttgagcatccgtgctacgaaactgaggaaaaactttagaaactgaaaaaagaggtggagcttatcaaatgatcgctctgagccggaatgaagtcacacatatttttcaagttatgtcattccaccacctacgaaaaataattcattcctattttcatccctatataagagcctgttttagtcgaagccgctcatagtagttccgaacagcgacgacagcagtcctcccttagcagcagcgggagcgagcagtgggtaccatcgatagcggatagcggccacaactgtggcatggctgcgaataagcgtagcagtttcagctgatctcaccatcgatagcagcagggccagcagatgcaggtacagcggatatcaatggcggccacaactgtggcatggctacggatagcgttgcagttgctcagcagttaggccagcgtatagcggccacaactgtggcatggctatgcatagcgtagctgttgcagcgggtatatcagcatcgatagtagcagggtcagctgatgcaatgctgtttcagtgtggtagcgggaagcatcagcagcaggcttgcatgaagtgaatacatcagccagcaactttctctgaggcctctgccatagtagacgcgaaaagcggcgcgaaccgattcgcttggccgtaggttgatgtacagctctactgatggctgtacattaacctacagcagaaagttgtatcagtttgttcagaagaatattattgtcagtaatattacagagatgcgattgcgtaaatccgattttgaattgagcaattgttcttttgagaacaaataacacactttttcgaagagttaatagcttttggtaccaatagcagtatagtgacagcctcagcggtagatgcagatgcagccggtacttccctgaggccgatgtaaaggtaaatgggagcagcacggcgaaactgTTCGGGTAATGCTTAGACGCgggtcatttttcgttgttgatattccccacatgaaacgacgcgctttcgtataatagcggtggtattagcggtagatgcatttgccaacacttactccagtaaagccgtgtctagttttcaatgtgaaaacacctttctcattgtgttgaccgtgcgccttagtcctcactatcaatgataaattgaacaattgtccttataaggacaacaaatgaattaatgaagatttaattttgaattaaaatacttctctcaggaagttcggctacatagggatgtaaaatgaaaatctaaaactgaaaaaagtgagaaaaatttcaaatgctaataaatcggttagttttcgatggatttccttcgtttttgcagcaatcgattagaaaatcttctaagattcctaccaaatgcatgaaattgtaattttatcattcgaactattgtactattgaaaactcttaagccttgtcaaaacacaaaattcgacctctgattggtcgttataccgcgcttccccaagcacggtcggcagagttatggacctagtaaattgggaatgcatcatttggcctatataagagtttcatcagataataaacaaacatttcatcggatattaaattgaacaactgaaatttgaagaacacaaatgattatttggagagttaatattttctcgttttgcgctataatccaaagttaattatcttcatctacatgcatactctgactattattacgtgtttgcgtcgcttagtgtttggctacggtcatgcagaacgcaaataacggcgcgatgcgattcggcaagacgaaatctgttgaaatgtatagctctacttcgccttaaaaagagctatgcatttcaccacggtaaggcgaatcgcatcgcggcggaattcgcgttctgcataaccatagcctttgttccgttcccgtttaatgatgtcgcattaaatgtgcatattacaattcggcagcacttcaacttctcatttgcacaaaatttaaaaatatccaatgaacttcattcaaaatatcagacaaaatgaaattacaatactgccaatgaacggtcaacgtttatttactagaaaaaatgactgacacgcaagcagccaggttatctttcttgtaaaagtattctacttcaaccttgcggtcgtggctttgcatacaaccttcttgtgattttttaatcTGTGACGTAGCAAACGAGTtgatttttctagtttgagtcAGTTGCTTCTGAACGCTGAAAACATGGCGAAATATTTAAGCGGACTCAACTGTTTTAATATCAAAGTTTTAGTGTAGCaccttgaataaatttttttttttttgaacaaattttttcAGTTGAAATTCAATTCAGCGATGACTGACTGAAAAATAGCCAATTAGAATACCGCTAGTGGAGCTAGCGGTATTCTATTCGGCTATTTTTAGAATCCATTACGGTTGAATGAACAAGACAAGCCCTACCGCTCTCACGAACGCACCATAAAACAACctcaacataaataaatcaacaaaacaaacaaccgCCGGTTTCCGAATGTTGATATGCGGGCCTGTCCTGACTTTCCGGTTTTGTGGCGTCGAATCGAGACGCGAGAGGTGCGATGCGAGAGCTCCTGAAATGCGGTGACTCTTTTGTTGGCTTAATTTCAGTACCGTTCTTCGGTGCCGGACAAGCTTCTTGTTTTACTGCTCTCTCTTTGCCACGAGCGTGCGCGCGTAAGTTTACACCCCCACCTCCACCCACAAAAACAATAATGATCTGCATGCGCACCACTGAGGCTACCGGCTTCAACGTGGGGTACGAAGTATTGTCAAAGTCAAGTTCAAGTTCGACTAGACCCATCTTGGTGGCGGGTTGGTTGAGTTGGTAGGACGGAAACCAGGGTGTGAGAATGCATTGTTCAATATTTGGTTTGGTCGGTTGGGTGAGAAATATTCGCGCATTTTCGCCATCGTTGTTGTAGACGATGAAACGTAATGACAATCAAACGCAAAAAGTACAACCCTAATGTAAACGATTTAAAGATCTCATTGGCCAGTGTCAGAGGAGAAACTCGATTCACGCCTGACTTGGTGAATAATTCATGCTGAAAGCAACAACACGTACTGAAGTGTACGATCATTGATGCGATAACATGAGGCGTTATAGATCAAGCAGGTTAttcttttgttgtttattttcttcaattaCAGTAAAATCGGTTAGTTACGACCTTTCCACGGTCGCTGCCAGCGGTAAGACAGAGGAACTACTCCAGCGGAAGGAACAAACCACCGGTGAGGGCGGACCCGGAAATCTCGGAGACTTGGCCGCCACGGATAACGTGCTCTGTCCGGAGATCATTGATAATACCGAGCCGGCGTCGCTGGTGATGCAGTTTTTGCTGCTGCTCTACCGGAATCTTCTGACACTCAAGCGGAATTATGTAAGTTCGTTTGTTGAGATTTACTGATTTATTTTACCAACAGTTCCGCGGGTTTGGACTTGGCATGACTCAGACTATCACCGCAGCGGGAAGGTGTACGTGTTCGGCACACTAATTACGTATTTGTAATCTTGGGTTGAATTAGCGCCCGAGGGAGGACGGTTTTCCGCCTCGATTCGCAACTGGTAATAATTACAACGTTACTGGAACTGGCCTGAGTTTACGATAAATGAGGCTGTAAATTGAACCCACCTAAATAGTGTAGAGTTAAAACTGCTACTTGCCACCCTAATGTGTAGATGTTATCACTGAGACTGCTAAGTTGCTCTAAACACTTAACTAGTTGTCTGTTTTAAATGACAATCGTTACGTTAGTCGTTAATAACGTGATAACGATGCACGACAACTCCCTGGGGGACACGGTAGGGGAtcattatgaaaatatagatgCTGCGGGTAAATTCAAAGGGTGATTTCTTGGTAAAACAGGTCAGACAAGCTGAGCTTGGAACTTTCGACAGTTTCCTCGACAAGTATTATTCGAAATGTTTAGCGAGACATCGGAAATTACATCCACTATCCGACTTAGTACTTAACCAGTTTCTAGGTTCAATTTAAACTTCAATCACTTGTGCAGAGTTCAGTGCCTAGTTATTTAGCTTTAGTATGCATTTCGCATTTCCACGAGATATAAAATTTTCTAGTCAGCTTTCATTAAAAACAGGTTTCCCCACACCGGAGTCAGTTGATGTAATCTCATGCTATGATAAATGATTCCGATCGATTGATCGGCTGGTGGCGATATGGTAGATCAGCTTCAGTTTGTTGCAGGAAGCGATAGCAAGGGCTACAACAGAGATAATTTATTCTGGACGGTGGAGACTCCCCGTTGTGACGttggaatgaaaaaaaacaaacggaAAATTATTGATTACGGGGCGGTACAACCTTGTGACAGGGTGGCACCTCCTACAACTCACCGGTCGGTGGAAGTAACGGCGCAAAGTACTTTATTACTTTGATAACCATCGACTGACTCCTCCGATCACTTAATGGTATTATAAGCATGATTTGCCTACAAGTTCCTATTATTCCTATTTTGTTAACATCTCTGAAGTTTTTGAAGTTACGGACAATCCGAATAATTAAGTTCGAAAGAATTGACCATGGAACTCAGAAATTATATAACTTTGACGGGAAGTGTCTACCTGTTGCTgaatattcatatttttttcttagtttttaaATTATAACATAAACATTGCAAAAATGGTTTTTATGGACATCTctctagaaaaaaatttcaaacatcaaaatcaaacattttcCAATGAAGGCACCCACctcttaattattttttatccaGGTAGAG from Wyeomyia smithii strain HCP4-BCI-WySm-NY-G18 chromosome 3, ASM2978416v1, whole genome shotgun sequence encodes the following:
- the LOC129732595 gene encoding ATP-binding cassette sub-family G member 1 isoform X2, with the translated sequence MHESKDILHGLNGSFSSGEITAIMGPSGAGKSTLLNILAGYVSSGVSGLVQVNGKNRSHNSESFRKLSCYIQQNDALRPWLTVNEAMSCATHLKLGFSISYEEKQKLIQKILFMLGLEQKGNTPTAGLSGGQKKRLAIALEMISNPPILFLDEPTTGLDSSSCTQCVSLLKRLAQDGRTIVCTIHTPSALLLEMFDKLYTVTQGHCFYQGPVREMLPFLSGLGYNCPSYHNPADFMMEIAIGEYGADVGKVIKAALKKYYEMSSECIKLDPVFDNNVKSVSYDLSTVAASGKTEELLQRKEQTTGEGGPGNLGDLAATDNVLCPEIIDNTEPASLVMQFLLLLYRNLLTLKRNYYLLFIRIFAHASVATLFGYIYQGVGPNANQVLANYVYLYGSMLMMVYTGKMAVVLSFQVEMESLTREHFNRWYKLGPYFLSILVIEVPVQIVCSMIYVVISYHLTGNYYTFERFLLFALFCVAGSISAQAWGFLIGATLSVKLAVFIGPILAVLFSVFGFCTRYVDITPLFKWMWHISYYRASFHGILNSVYGMNREDLFCPETQIYCHFKNPVLFQKDMDIEHVDMEQNFLLIVSIVITMYIGTTFVLWYKLNKR